Proteins encoded by one window of Erythrobacter sp.:
- a CDS encoding EAL domain-containing protein yields MVGPKPTGRAKAHRIERLRQVVWAGLISLVLAFLTVLSPVDIFLWIAQSRIASVEASGEIVYLTSGQDLADPAFPERRRHLAQLVDRLDDAGVSAVYVDAVFDQPTDTATDSNLNAALRDFGGRAFLTQSVRTGIDGEPIRVRSTVQVREGVQQVGGYLYKDFTGYAWNAFYVVDHGDGELPNLSAQIAGIEGAPDERFPINYNFDLETIPLLTLSNGLAQDADLSTLAGRSVVIGSENRIDGSTFNVPGLPEVSPTLVHVLAAETLLKGRTVLISGWFSALIAIATLAGAAMIRARRRRRGIYLAIVLAIPIALLATAQLGWRVEFSPMLGVVGIYGIFRLRAIWKDSFALIDPETSLPSFAALEASKDVADTVPAIIVAKIQRFEQVRRTLPKELHAEYILRIIARLKAATQDATIYIGQGHMIAWTVPEKDPALLREHLEGLRALFGSPLIVGESQVDVGITFGVDITPSPKVTRRLASAVDAAERTNETYDPIAIADSSSDEDLIWNISLQARIDTALSNGEIYLVYQPKVMVQTGEIIGVEALVRWKDPMKGHIPPDNFIRQCETVGRMSHLTRFVLEEACNAGNAFDEHGLGIPVSVNISATLVHERGIVTMVAEVLKKTGFDPRRLTLEITETFRISSIDSAAEVLGELKALGIKISMDDFGVGAASLEALLRLPFGELKIDRLFISRITTDPKALGIVCNVLRLGKDLRIIVVAEGVEDAGTLNLLRESGCLVAQGYAISRPVEFDRIVAFQTARKILPIENMV; encoded by the coding sequence GTGGTCGGACCAAAGCCGACAGGACGGGCCAAGGCCCACAGGATCGAAAGGCTGCGCCAGGTGGTGTGGGCCGGACTGATCTCGCTTGTGCTGGCCTTCCTTACAGTGCTCAGCCCGGTCGACATCTTCCTCTGGATTGCGCAGAGCCGGATCGCCAGTGTCGAGGCATCGGGCGAAATCGTCTACCTCACCAGTGGACAGGATCTGGCCGATCCCGCATTTCCCGAGAGGCGGCGCCATCTGGCGCAGCTGGTCGACCGGCTGGACGACGCCGGAGTATCGGCAGTCTATGTCGATGCGGTGTTCGATCAGCCCACAGATACTGCCACGGACAGCAATTTGAATGCCGCATTGCGTGATTTCGGAGGCCGGGCTTTCCTGACCCAAAGCGTTCGCACGGGAATAGACGGTGAACCCATCCGGGTACGCTCGACAGTCCAAGTGCGAGAGGGGGTTCAGCAGGTCGGCGGGTACCTCTACAAGGATTTCACAGGCTATGCCTGGAACGCCTTCTATGTTGTCGATCATGGTGATGGCGAGTTGCCCAATCTGTCTGCCCAGATTGCGGGAATAGAAGGCGCGCCTGACGAACGCTTCCCTATAAACTACAATTTCGACCTTGAGACGATACCCTTGCTAACCTTAAGCAATGGATTGGCCCAGGACGCAGATCTCTCAACTCTGGCGGGAAGATCGGTAGTCATCGGTAGCGAAAACCGGATCGACGGATCGACTTTCAACGTTCCCGGCCTGCCGGAGGTTTCTCCGACGCTGGTGCATGTTCTGGCTGCGGAGACATTGCTGAAAGGCCGCACGGTGCTGATCAGCGGCTGGTTTTCCGCGCTCATTGCGATCGCTACGCTCGCCGGCGCCGCAATGATCCGCGCCCGCCGAAGGCGGCGAGGTATCTACCTGGCGATAGTACTCGCAATTCCGATCGCACTGTTGGCGACGGCCCAACTGGGTTGGCGTGTAGAATTTTCGCCGATGCTCGGGGTCGTCGGGATTTACGGCATTTTTCGCTTGCGGGCGATCTGGAAAGATTCCTTCGCCCTGATCGACCCCGAAACCAGCCTTCCTTCTTTCGCAGCCCTGGAAGCCAGTAAGGATGTTGCCGATACGGTGCCCGCGATCATCGTCGCCAAAATCCAGCGCTTCGAACAGGTCCGGAGGACCCTGCCAAAGGAATTGCACGCCGAATATATCCTGCGGATCATCGCGCGGTTGAAGGCCGCCACACAGGACGCCACCATTTACATCGGTCAAGGCCACATGATCGCCTGGACCGTGCCGGAGAAGGACCCTGCCCTCCTGCGCGAACATCTCGAAGGTCTGCGCGCACTTTTTGGCTCGCCGCTGATCGTGGGCGAAAGCCAGGTCGATGTGGGCATTACTTTCGGCGTCGATATCACCCCCAGCCCCAAGGTCACCCGCCGCCTTGCCTCCGCTGTGGACGCTGCGGAAAGGACCAACGAAACCTACGATCCGATCGCCATCGCCGACAGTTCTTCGGATGAAGACCTGATCTGGAATATTTCCTTGCAAGCGCGCATCGATACCGCGCTTTCCAACGGGGAAATCTATCTGGTCTACCAGCCCAAGGTGATGGTGCAGACGGGCGAAATCATCGGCGTGGAAGCACTGGTCCGGTGGAAAGACCCGATGAAGGGCCACATTCCGCCAGACAATTTCATTCGCCAGTGCGAAACCGTTGGTCGGATGAGCCATCTGACCCGCTTCGTACTGGAAGAAGCCTGCAATGCCGGCAATGCCTTCGACGAACACGGGCTCGGCATCCCTGTTTCCGTGAACATATCCGCCACGCTGGTCCACGAACGCGGAATTGTGACGATGGTGGCCGAAGTGTTGAAGAAGACCGGCTTCGATCCGCGCCGCCTGACGCTCGAAATTACCGAGACCTTCCGGATTTCCAGCATCGACAGCGCGGCCGAGGTCCTGGGTGAACTGAAGGCGCTGGGCATCAAGATATCGATGGACGATTTCGGCGTCGGCGCAGCAAGTCTTGAGGCATTGCTGCGGCTGCCGTTCGGCGAACTCAAGATCGACCGCCTTTTCATCTCCCGCATAACCACAGATCCCAAGGCCCTCGGTATCGTTTGCAATGTCCTGCGCCTGGGCAAGGACCTGCGAATCATCGTTGTGGCCGAGGGGGTGGAAGACGCCGGGACGTTAAACCTCTTGCGCGAATCGGGCTGCCTGGTGGCGCAGGGATACGCTATTTCCCGGCCAGTGGAATTCGATAGAATTGTTGCTTTTCAAACGGCTAGGAAAATCCTGCCAATCGAGAACATGGTTTAG